Genomic window (Candidatus Nitrosocosmicus franklandus):
TTTCGGTTCTATCCTTTATGTATTGCATCTTTCTTTCAATCAGGCTTTTCTCTAATGAAGAATGAAGATGATGATCGAGTTTTAGGAATCGACACGCTTGAGGATACCATGTCCCGCCATCTGTAGAAACTGGATGTTTTCCATGTATCTTAATCAAACTATAAAGGAACCTCTCTGCAACAAAGATGTTTCTCTCTTTAGAGATGGATAGTGCGAGAATTTGCCTGTTTTCTGGTTCAATTGTAACCCACAACCAAATGTACTCGGGTCCAACTTTAATTAATGTCTCGTCTACGATAAATTCTGAAATCCTTTTACTTTTTGATAATATCTTTCTAGGATGGTGTTTCTGAATCCACTTCCAGATTGCAACGTGGCTTCGTCTGATTTTATGTAAGAAAAACATGGCTTTGGAAACACTTCTAGTTGACAGTCCAAGAAAGTACAAATACAAAGCACGACTAATGTCTAACGAAGATGTTCTGTTTCTTTTAACAAACATATCTGAAATAGGACATCTTCAAGCTATAGATTTTTCGTCAAGTTAACAGTGCCATCATTTCTGATTTGTTGATTCATAGTAAACGTGGCTCTTATGGTTTAGGAAAAGTAACTTTTGGAACTGAATTTATGTCGTTCTCACTCTAACTAATTTTTTAAATAAGGTACATTAAATTTCAGTATTTGTAATATAAAAACATCTAATCCAAATACAATAGGAAGACTTGCTCATTATTGACGATATAGCCAACCTACTGCATCAAGTTGTATTACTAACGTTCCTAGTGTATAGCATACGATATATTTAGGATCGTTCATGGATGATATTCTAAACTTACTTTTTTATTAACAAAACAGACTATAGATTCAATGATTAGATTGATTGTTAATATCGGATTGGATTGGATTGGATTGCTGATGTCTGTTATTTTGATAGTTTGATTACCCCATTCGAACACAGTCATTATTTATATACTTAGAATGTATCCTCAATGGAAGTGGCAGGATCATCATAGTATTTGTTTTCAGCTTCTTGCTCTGAAACATTAAATCGAACTACATAGCCATCAAAACTTTCCACTTTACCTTGTGGAATACAAAACTTCTCCTTTTCAACTATTCCTCTTTCAACAATAACATTGCCATTAGATATATCTTGGACCTCTCCAAAATCAGCATCGAAAAGTCCCCTTGCCTCTTTATTAATTGCATCATTCCAATCGATATCTGAAATCATGGTTCAATTTAATAAACATAATATATAAAGGGTAACAATTTTGTAACTTCAAATGGTAATTGTAATCCAATCAAATATATCAACAAAAAATATCCCATATTATTCCAACTTGATAATATGATTTTAGACGACCTATCCCAAAATCCAATCAACATTTGACCATGTGTTGCACGCATATATACCCAAACCTTAGTGATCCAGAAGTATTCTGCCCGTTAGAAATAATTATTCACATAATTTTAAATCATGCTGATACCACAAATTCAGAAAAAAATTATGTCAAGACAGAAACCGATTTACAACTACAACGATTCTTTTAATATCAAATTAAGCATAGGTATGAGAGATGTCAAGATCACATGTGTTTGAGTAATGTTCCTAGCTAATTTTGCAGAAGGACAAAGCATCGGTAAATCCTTTTATACCCTGCGCTATTATCCAGTACGCTTTGTTTTTATATTAATGAATGATTTGTTATGTTTGTATCAGTATAATGGTTGTTCATTATCAATGCTATTTCCGGTACTAATCCAACTTCCTAAACTAATTCAGTATTTTTCCTTACTCGCATAGAATTTAATAAACCCATTAAATGAGGCACCAGCATCCCCCATAAGTAATATGAAGGAGGAAATTATGCATATCTTCCTAGCAAGTTATGCATATTACAGATAGTCTGAGGTTTACTGATTGGAACGTGTAGTACTACCTTAACGCGTGAGTGTAGTACAATGAACTTTAGTGCGATCGCACATAACAATTAGCTGTAAATCCCAGTGAGATGAAAATCAAACGGATATACTGTGATACTGTAAGAAACGAGTATTTGAGATTTTGATCATTTATAAATGTTTCGTGGTATAGATATATTAAGGATAATTCATTAAACGATTGTGTCGCATGCGATACATTTATTTCGTGCTTGAAAAGTATATAAAAAATTATTAATTTTCCAGTGAGAGAAAGCTTTGCAATCTTTTGATTGCTGAAGCATATATTATATCATACATTAATAAGAATATAAATAAAACAAATATTTTGGTTCAGTCAAGTTTATTTGAACAATATCTTACAATTGTTCTGATATCAATCTGTTAATCTACCAGCCATTAACCGAATAGAGCTATACGATAGCAATAGTTTTCGGTTAGAATAAGGGAGTTCTGATAATAATAGGCATATACGGCAAGAAAAACATTTTAAGACAGACAAAATTGAAATTCGATGTTAAAGAACATAAATTCGATGTTGAAAAATACCGTAAATCTATATTCAATATCTAATAATAATTTTGGAGATAGATCGATATTTTATGATATAGGAAATAGGAAATAGAAAAAATCTAACTCTGAGCTGCTGCGCTGCTACCACTGTTTATTTGGCTTTGAATGTTGATGTTGTTGCCAGAGTCCACCGTATCTCTACCGGATACTGCCAAGCTGTTCTGCTCGTTTGATTGAGATTGGCTAATGATTTGTTCTGCAGAATTACCACCTTTTCCATTATCATCATCATCACCACCACCCTGTTGTGCTAATGCGTTGTTGCCAGTATTCTTTTGGTTCTGGAAGCTAAGGTTATTACATGACACAAATGTTCCACTTCCAGATATACAGAGTGCGTTTTAGACAGAAGCTTGTGATTGAGATATTGTTTGCTGAGCTACATTTCATTTTTTCTTCTTTTTAGTTGCAAATGCATCATTATCCAGAGCCACCGATGGGCTGGTGATTAATGCCAAAGCGACCACTATTGCGATCGATGCGACAATGAATTTGCTTTTGTTTTTGTTGTGAATATTTTTTGTTTTGTACATACCAGTCATTCTTTAGAAAAAATATGTGGAATTTGCTAACTAGTTGCAATACTCTAATATTCTATCAATTTTAGAATTGTTAATGTAAAGATTGAAAGTATAAGAATCCAACATCCAATAGTACTGCTGTGTAGAATTTATTTCGATAAAGATATTTTAACCGGATTTTAAGAAAGAAGAAAATAATTTCTGCAAAAATTCTTGGCCTAAAAAAAAGATTATGGTTGTTTGAATCCTTCGGTGTATGTTATCCTCCTACCTGTTACTCCGGCTACAATGATTTGAATTCCAATAACTAGTAGTGCTATTGAGATTAATAGGCCTGCTACCACAGCTCCAAGTAATGGGGAGGCAAAAATAAGTATGGATACACCAATACCAAAGATACCTGCAGCAATGCTAAAAGCCCGTGATCCTTTACCCACAGTTTTGTCACTTATACCATGAACTATTCTCGATATTCCATCAAATAACAGGGCGACGGAAATCAATATGACAACAAATAGTGCGGCATCAATTGGAAAAGCCAATGCTATAATTGCAACTATCAATACAAGAATTCCTAATCCAATTGTGCTCCATCTAGATGAACCAGATAATGGTGCAAAAATTCCAACCAATATTCGTTCAATCCCTGTAAAGAATAAAATTATGGCCAAAATATACACAACAGAGATAAAAGCAAACGCAGGAAAGAATAATGCAATAATGGAAAGTATTAGTGCAATAATTCCTAAACCTATTTGCAGTGCTCTCATCCAACTAGGCGATTTTGATTCAGATACGGTCATACTACGAAGAAGAGAACATGTGTATTTAAGGTTTATTTGTCAGGTAACAAGTTAGATTTACTTTATTTAATTATTTGGAATAATTGTAACAGTTTAAGGATTAACAAAAAAGGTTGACGATAGCACTCAAATATATTGAAGGAAAGATTGGATAATATTTGAATATATTTGAGGATTCTGACATTATTAAAAATAGTTTGTAAATACATAATCTCTTCATAGAACTCAAATTATTTTTAAACAATGGATTAAATCGTGATTGATATGAATATTTGTGGGTGTGAATTGCAAACCTGATCAGGTTAGCTCGACATGGAATGTGGCAAAAACGTTAAAATTCAGATTCACCAAATTATCATTATCATTGTGAGTATCATTAAGTTCAACATGGTGAGAATAGGGTAAGTTTGTATAAGCAACAAATTGTTATCGTCAGTGTGGACAACTCTACGATAAATAAAGAAAATTACTCGATAGCCTTTGTTCAAAAAAAATCAAATCAGCTGCGTTTGTATTTGATTCTAATGGCAAATCATCCCAAGTATCATGTATTAACCTAGTCTTGCTGAATATGGAGGCTTGTCAAAATAAGGATCTAGGATGCCCTATCATTAGTATCAAGACTCTTCGTGTAGAAGTCAATTTTATCTTCTAATATCTTATGCTCATTCCTGATATTATTAAGCGAAATAGAATCTTGTCGATTGTGCTTACGAACTCCTATCACAGGTCCGCTGCAATAATCACATATATCTAAAATTACGTCATAGTAAACCTCTTTCTGTTTGTCAAGCGTAACTATTTTTAATGGCATAATTACGATCGGTGTGTTACATATACGACACTTCATACATACTAAATAGTGATTACTGCTAATAAACCACTATAAGTACAGAATATTTCAGGTTACAATTACTTTGATTTCTATTATTACGTCTTTCAAATAATAATACCTACCATATAGACTGCGTATCAAGTTGCTGTCCATCCTATGATCAACATTTAGCAAGAATATTCGATTCAGTTGGCAGGGCAAAAGGTAAGAAGTAATACTGCTACCACCTAAGAAACTACACAAAGGAAAGAACTGTTAAATAAATATCAGTAATAAATTTCTTTGTTGGGATCAATATTCTATAGATCGTATTATTCTAATCCTGTATGCAGTTCATACCAAAATCCGAGACATATACTTGAGTAGATTGGAGACATCTAAAGCCCTTAAAACGCATCCAACCATAATACGTTAATTATTATATCAGCCCCTTTTTAAGAAAAAATTAACAATCGTAGGTAGATGGCTTTATTCGTAAACAATCTCCAGCGTAAATAATAAATTGTCAACTCTCTCTGGCAGTTAATATATAGTTTATCTTAACAGAGTATCGGT
Coding sequences:
- a CDS encoding DDE-type integrase/transposase/recombinase: MFVKRNRTSSLDISRALYLYFLGLSTRSVSKAMFFLHKIRRSHVAIWKWIQKHHPRKILSKSKRISEFIVDETLIKVGPEYIWLWVTIEPENRQILALSISKERNIFVAERFLYSLIKIHGKHPVSTDGGTWYPQACRFLKLDHHLHSSLEKSLIERKMQYIKDRTESFDDYFPCRMRNCKLMHVQNWLNLFLDYHNKYVIYT
- a CDS encoding HdeD family acid-resistance protein, with protein sequence MTVSESKSPSWMRALQIGLGIIALILSIIALFFPAFAFISVVYILAIILFFTGIERILVGIFAPLSGSSRWSTIGLGILVLIVAIIALAFPIDAALFVVILISVALLFDGISRIVHGISDKTVGKGSRAFSIAAGIFGIGVSILIFASPLLGAVVAGLLISIALLVIGIQIIVAGVTGRRITYTEGFKQP